A genomic stretch from Apis cerana isolate GH-2021 linkage group LG7, AcerK_1.0, whole genome shotgun sequence includes:
- the LOC107993158 gene encoding TWiK family of potassium channels protein 7, with translation MTRVPIRSSLKSRDSNSTLTDPDLRERIKDCCRKLVAFMCTQVGVGGLVVGYAIIGAFGFMMIESQGQISPPSTVCIRELIRKQFAEELWLGTAGNQTINVFNKTAFHSVSNRILRRYQDNFTGDYKKENCSGLTSSDLWSFPAAMMFCLSVFTMIGYGTLVPQTTWGKVVTVIYAVLGIPLYVLYFLNMGKVLAQTFRSLYTWLYECTGKRKPGQRITVPSTACLWVIFGYVLSGSIMFAEWEGWNYLDSAYFCVTSLCKIGMGDLVPGWTHGDLTADSQTKLIINFVYLLLGMGLIAMCYDLMKEDVYVKAKEIKEQFLEIIDATHYQIEMCCKSEVLN, from the coding sequence ATGACACGAGTCCCGATAAGATCCTCGTTGAAAAGTCGAGATTCGAATTCGACATTGACCGATCCGGATCTGAGAGAGCGCATAAAGGATTGTTGCCGAAAATTGGTCGCGTTTATGTGCACTCAGGTTGGCGTTGGTGGACTCGTGGTTGGTTACGCTATAATAGGTGCTTTCGGTTTTATGATGATCGAATCTCAAGGTCAGATTTCGCCGCCGTCCACAGTTTGCATCCgcgaattaataagaaaacagTTCGCCGAAGAGTTATGGCTTGGCACTGCCGGCAATCAAACCATAAACGTGTTCAATAAAACGGCGTTTCACTCGGTGTCAAATCGAATTCTACGCCGGTATCAAGACAATTTCACCGGTGATTATAAGAAAGAGAATTGTAGCGGGTTAACCTCGTCCGATCTCTGGTCCTTTCCAGCTGCGATGATGTTTTGTCTTTCCGTATTCACGATGATCGGTTATGGAACACTGGTGCCTCAAACGACCTGGGGAAAGGTAGTCACCGTTATTTACGCCGTATTGGGAATCCCACtttacgttttatattttcttaacatGGGAAAAGTACTCGCGCAGACATTTCGTTCGTTGTACACGTGGTTGTACGAATGCACTGGTAAACGAAAACCTGGCCAAAGGATCACGGTACCCTCGACAGCCTGCCTTTGGGTGATATTCGGATATGTGTTGAGCGGTTCAATAATGTTCGCCGAGTGGGAAGGATGGAATTATTTGGACAGCGCTTATTTCTGCGTGACATCGCTATGCAAAATTGGGATGGGCGACCTTGTACCTGGTTGGACACACGGTGATTTAACAGCTGACAGTCAAaccaaattgataattaattttgtttatttattacttggtATGGGACTTATCGCTATGTGTTATGACTTAATGAAAGAGGATGTTTACGTGAAagctaaagaaataaaagaacagTTTCTCGAGATCATCGATGCCACTCATTATCAAATCGAAATGTGTTGCAAATCGGaagtattgaattaa